The genome window CTCGGAAAACTGATACCCACCTCTATGTTCCTCTTCTTCGCCTGCTCTTGCTGTGTTTGTTGTTATGACTGAAGTAAAGTAAATGATattcagttttcatattttgtttctgcctAGTTTCAGACCACTGTTCTACCACCGCTGTGCTTCAACGCAGGGATGGCGCCTCGTATGGATGACGTCATGCGCCTGTGCTGTGAAATCTCGGCTCATGACCAGATCAAAGTGGCGGTGAAAAGCTCCGCCAAAGGAGCGGCGGTGGCGGGGGGCACGGCGTTCGTCGGCGGGCTGCTCGGTGGACCCGCGGGGATTGCTGTCGGTAAGGaccaaaacagaagaaacaaaacaggagtcatctttttaaaaaaaaaaaaaataataaaattcaccCCTTTTGAATAGTATAAAAATAGTATAGCAGGGATTTTTCCTGCCTTGAAGAATCTGGCAGATTTGCTCtagaaaaattgtaaaatggaaCATTTTACCTATAAGGCATGATGGGCCTTATCTGGTTCAGACAGCCAACTGGACAGGCCACAAAGGGACAGCGATGATAACATTGCTGCCTGGACAACACACTGCATCAATTTGCCATTAAAACACAACAGTGATAACAAACAACTGAAATCTTTAGAATATGTAAACTTAAACAATTCAAAATTCGTGGGCTTCTTAGAAGTGTGATAAAATGAGTTGGCTGCTGCTAGTGATCCCTTGGCAAGAAGTCATTTATTCAAGTGTACAGAGTATGCTTATTATATGCTAAAAATGTGACTGTGTActtaaagttaatatttttctaaactaTATTTTACATActtaaaaatagaatagaagCATAAAAGCAATTTTGTTTGTATGGAGATTTCTATATTTGTTTCTGAGCTTGTTCACTTACCTTTGACCTTTTCCTGATGTGGAAGGACCTCAGTTCTCTGCTGGAGACacaatttgtttatatttcataaGCAAATACAAACTGTTCCCTCTATCATTTTTGACAAAGAAGGACTTCATCCTGGAGAGACTGTTGTTCacatttcactttcattttcattcagttaaAAGAGATTGAACTCAAGTATTTACACTAAATAACCAAACAACAGTTGGCCTGGCCAAAAGTGTGCCGAGGTGTTTCTGgcaattttaatagtttaattgTTATAATACTATAAGTATACCTGTAAGTTGACTTAGCATATTACTTGTAGCTTATTATTTACATGCTAAGATATACATGTTAATGTACTGAAGTTAACCCACACTGTGTGTACAGTACACTGTGatgtattaataaaattacaagacaGGATCTtgagaaactttaaaatactgtacagTGTATTGCAAATACATattgaaatgattaaatatgtgcatttcaaaacaaagaacCTCTAGAAATCAAGCTTTTGTagttggaaagaaaatgagaggaaaatgtacctggaaaaatgtaaacaaagaatCCTTCTTTGTCAAAAATGAGAGAGGAAACAGTTTGCATGTGtggaatgaaataattattcacactgttattacttttattaatcagtttattcattcatttattatatTTGATCATATGTGTTTTACTTACTTAAAGTTGACGTGTTCTTCTGCTCACAGCTTCACCTGCAGCTTCCTTCGCCAACCACATTTCTTCTAAGCCAACTTGAGGTGTTAActctgcatttgtgtgtgtttctcctcAACtcatttcttattaaaaaaagtataaaaagtaaCATTCTGTGTGATGTAATCAGAGAGTTTTGTCAGAGTCTTGTCTGGGTTTTGTCTGAATTCTCTCCACCTGCAGTGTGCTCAAActaaagctgtgtttttgttctgtccTTGAAGTCTGGTTCCAGGTTAGTTTTTTCCACacttgaaaatgtaaacaaattgtTTCTCCAACTTCTCAAAAACAGGTCAAAGGAACGCGAACATCTTCAGAACCAAAACTGCATATCTcaatagcaacaaaaacacGTTTTGTGGCTTCTGTTCTACATGAGATATGATTAAGTTTAACAGGAGTAATACCTCAAATTAAACATGTAATGGAAAACATCTTTATTGTGCcatattaaatgtaaacatgGGTCAATTAATCTCTTATTCTGTACTTGGATAAATATACTAAGTGCTAGAATTCTGTAgcagaaaaaagtcaaaagtatACATACAGCTTTTAAGTCTCAACTTAATGGTCTTCATCCataaagactgaaaataaaaatgatttaaaactgtacaaaatatttcagtgttcaTCCAAACCCAATCAGAGATGCATACAGGAAATGTGTGACTCAGCGCTGTTAtgtcaaaactttgttttatttcaatcaacCAAGCAATCAATGAATTTTCTCTATAAAGCATCCTTCATGTTGGAGGCAGCTTCCTGGAAACATAATAAATGGTATTTCTGACCTGGGTTTGAAGCATCCAGTCTGCAGGTGCAAATACCAGAGTTGTGAAGCAAACTGAACCTGGTGGGATGCTCCCTTTTTCTCCCCTCTGTGTAAGAGGGCTGGTGgacattaaaaattatgtactttcatcttttcttctctttcctgGACTAGTCAGGGGAGTCATTGCTCATATTCTTTGCctaatttcttaataaaataataatcaaaatgcattttgatttgttcttgATTGACTCAGTATTTCACCTTAGGTACgacttatttatttcctttacaCTGCAAAGAAGGAAGTCACATGACTAGACAAAGGGTTAGCTGCCATGGTTCCAAAGctaaaatggatttttttatatacctATTTTGAAGAACTAAAAACATTAGTGTTTGTTTGCATATTAGTGTTACTAACAGTGTAACCAAccctctgtgtgtctgtgaggTGCGGCGGTGGGGGGTCTGCTGGGCAGCTGGCTAACCAGCGGTCAGTTCAGGCCTCTGCCTCAGATCCTGATGGAGCTGCCGCCCAATCAGAGGGAGCATCTCTGCCAGGACATCAACAGCATTCTGGGCAGCTTGGACTGGACGGACGCGGCCCAGCTCATCGCCCTGGTGATGGGCAACGTAAccctgcagcagcaggtcaCTGCTGCCTTGATCAACTACGTCTCAAAGGAGCTCAGAGCCGAGGTGCAGTACGGGGACTGAGCTGTGGCTCAACACGGACCTCAGGGATTCCCGGTTCAGATGCTTGTGTTGTCAGGGAGACACTGGGAACAATCATGTGTTCTGTGCAAACTTCATTCCTAATGTTTTACATCTTGTTGATTTAATCCCACACTTTCCCTATTTCAAACTATGCtgccttttgtttatttgaagggtcaataagtttttattatttcagttaaaggtcaccttcatttttaaaaagaaaaagttaaaatgaatgaacaaatcAGCGAAGTGATCATCGATATCTCAAGCTGGTATCTGAAGAACTAAACAAGAATTCACAGCATTCACTCCAAAGTTGGAAAGTAAAGACTGTCATGATCAAGCTTCtttaatctaaataataaaatgtttatgcagTTTAGGCTCAAATTATTCAAACCACAAGTGAATCTAAGCTTACAGTGATGTCATGAGCCTTCTGGCTGGAAGTCATGTGAATGTTATGGATCGGTCCAGTCAGTCCTGAGCAGAAAGGTTAGGGTGATGGTAAAGAGGCCTTCCAACCTCACAGACCTGGAAGGcatcagaaataaataatgaaatagaaaaaacatcATGCTTGATTtttctattgattattgagaagggtggaaattatttttgatgtgcCATTTTTgctgaaactaaataaaacttgtttttttcaaaactgatgcACATTTTTAAGTTTGATGCCGTTTCATTTCTTCTTGGACATAAACTTATTGGCATAAATCATTTCTTTCCTTTGGACAGATCCGTCTTCATCCACTAGAGGGCAGTAGAATACGAGATATgcattgaatttgttttcaaaactttatttggtaaaaacttCAGATTCACACAATGCAATGACATTTAAACATAAGAGCAAATCCTGACTTTTTTCTAGAAACAGCCCTTTTTGTCAGGCACAAAAGATGGTGACAGAATTCTATTGATAAGGCACAAAATAAAGCTCAAAGTAAAACAGCACTCTTATGAAATTTAATAATCACATAGTTTGGCATTGTTCTGTAGGCCTCAGGTGAACATATGCAACTGTTAGCCAACctgaaagttaaaaaagaagTTGCCTCCATGGACTCAGCTGGACTCCTGCTGACATCAATATGGAAATGATTAGttcttgttttttactttaaattgaaaattattCAGTTGTCAGACAGACTGGTAGGTTTTATTCAACCACACTGATTTGATTGGATTGATTTTAACCCAGTCATCAGGCGTTATCAGAGAAACTCATTTCTCTGATATTTAATCAACATCAGAGATATTCTGACCTCAGAGCTCTGAAAGACacagtcatggccaaaaaacaaaagaggtgtTCAGTCAGatgatattaatgaaaaagcTAATGTCCTGGAATCCATGACACAAGTTCACATTTGTAGTATTTGTATTAAAGCTCATCAAGCAGAGGAAACATCCATACATTCAGTCTGGAAAACAAACGTTCtgtagatgtgcaaaactggtaGAGGCTGGAATTGCAGCAAAACATAAGTATTGACTCAAGggaactgaatacaaatgtacatcACACTTCAGATATTGTTGCATGAAATCCTAACATTAAAGTATTGTGTTTTGGGGGCACATGTAGAACAATCAAGtagctatgttaccttcagttgttaaaaaaaatacatatcaaatatgacttaaaggaaaattggcttcataatttaatgctttgaaattgggcctctgtctctttgaaacctctgccttcaggaagtcatcacaacatggctgctctattaaccctttaataacaACATTATTACCTCAGTGTTTAACTAAGAAGAAGCTGATATAAGGAGCTCAGGCCGAGCTCCTTATATCAGCttctcagcagatgcacagttgaaccaggtccatccatccatccatccatccatcttcttccgcttatccgaggtcgggtcgcgggggtagcagcttcagaagggaggcccagacttccctctccccagccacttcttccagctcctccgggggaatcccgaggcgttcccaggccagccgagagacatagtccctccagcgtgtcctgggtcttccccggggcctcctcccggtgggacgtgcccggaacacctcaccagggaggcgtccaggaggcatcctgaccagatgcccaagccacctcaactggctcctctcgatgtgaaggagcagcggctctactctgagtccctcccggatgactgagcttctcaccctatctctaagggagagcccagccaccctacggagaaaacctatttcggccgcttgtatccgcgatctcgttctttcggtcatgacccaaagctcatgaccatagatgagggtgggaacgtagatcgaccggtaaatcgagagcttcgttttttggctcagctctctcttcaccacgacggaccggtacagcgcccgcttgacagcagacgctgcgccaatccgcctgtcaatctcccgctcccttcttcccccattcgtgaacaagatcccgagatacttaaactcctccacttggggcaggacaccccccctgacccggagaaggcactctacccttttccggctcaagaccatggcctcggatttggaggcactgatccccatcccggccgcttcacactcggctgcgaaccgatccagcgagagctgcagatcacgatctgatgaagccaaaaggaccacatcgtctgcgaaaagcagagatgagatcctgaggccaccaaatcggatcccctcaacaccttggctgcgcctagaaattctgtccataaaagtgatgaacagaatcggtgacaaagggcagccctggcggagtccaactctcaccggaaacgagcccgacttactgccggcaatgcggaccagactctgacaccggtcatacagggacctgacagcccgtatcaaagggcccggtaccccatactcccggagaaccccccacagggctccccgagggacacggtcgaacgccttctccaagtccacaaaacacatgtagactggttgggcgaactcccatgcaccctccaggaccctgctgagggtgtagagctggtccagtgttccacgaccaggacgaaaaccacactgctcttcctgaatccgaggttcgactatccgacggaccctcctctccaggacccctgaatagaccttgccagggaggcttaagagtgtgacccctctataattggagcacaccctccggtccccctttttgaacagggggaccaccaccccagtctgccaatccaggggaactgcccccgatgtccatgcgatattgcagagtcgcgtcaaccaacacaaccctacaacatccagagccttaaggaactccgggcggatctcatccacccccggggccttgccaccgaggagctttttaaccacctcggcaacctcgcccccagagattggagagcccaacccagagtccccaggctccgcttcctcagtggaaggcatgttggtgggattgaggaggtcttcgaagtactctgcccaccggcccacaacgtcccgagtagaggtcagcagcacaccatccccactataaacagtgttggtgctgcaccgcttccccccccccccgagacgccggatggtggaccagaatcgcctcgaagccgtgcggaagtctttctccagttgaaccaggtgtttgctaatttttgctggctagtttgaaggagctgagtagaGCAGTAGTGGcagagggctgctctgtgaggtggaagcttgtAAAtcgcagctctgaggaggagctgtacCGCTAGGTCCACCCACACGTTTTGACctgctgaatggttgccatggagatgaaaggatttctcaaacatgcatgaaagaatcaagacaacactccaggtgtgtttatggtgagggaataacattacatgATGTGAAGCTTAAGAAAAGTAaatttacataatactgcccctttaaataagGTCTGTGTGGGAATGACAAAATGTAGTGGCAATACACTAAAAGGCCCTCCAGTAACAGACtggcactgtgtgtgtgtgtttacatgtgtgcgtgtgtgtgtgtgtgtgtgtgtgtggaggatgTGATCTGGCTCTATCAGAATCAGGTCAGCCTGATCTGCAGTATTATAATGGACCTAATGTTCCACTTGGTGTTCTGTAGAAcgaagaagaaactgaaaaatgggATCAGTGTCAAACTGGATCACGGTGCTTCTGGAAACCTTTAACATAACCAAACCAACATCACTGTAGAAAGTATTTTCTCTCAGTTTACTGACTACAATGCAACTCTGCACATGAAACCTACCCAGAGTTCAAAGCTTCAGCTAATCTCCAAACCAGTGGAGTGAATCACTGAAACCAAAGCCTGAAACACACAACTTGTGAATTAATTTGTAACTCAAGACAACTGGACACCCGCTGCAAGATGTCTGGATCTAATTCATCGGTCATCACCTCACCTGTCACACTTTAGCGATATATTTAGTTcttctcatttaaaatattcagaaccTTATGAACTGAACTGTTTATTGTTGGAGGGAGGATCTGCTCGACCCTGATCTAACAATGCGTTGCCATTTTGTACCTCAGTTATCTACTTTAACAATTTGTCTTTatagttgaaatatttttaatgaatgaagacgagaaataattataaaactgtaatttgtgACATTCTATTTCTTATAATTGTGAGTTTGTGACCTCTGATCATAACCCTGACCTGGTAggtattatttattaaagtcatATAAATATGATGCATGgttttttacaaaatgagaATCCCGAGTCGGAAACAAGCAAAATTACAAAGGAGCAGCTGGTGTGAGGTGGTAGCAGGGTGCAGCAGGGGCTTATGGGTAACGGGAACACTTTCCTTCCTTAAGCATCACCAACACTTAAACGACGACATGCTGATTAAATTCACAATACATGtgcaaataaacagcaaaactgATCAGACATTATTTGCTTAATAAATCACCAATTTATGAATAGTACGGCATTAAAACTCCAATTCAcagcataaaacaaacaatgttcaCGTTGGAAACAACAGAATCAGAGTATGTGAAAACGTTTAAGGCTGCAGGTGGAAAAGCAGCAGTGCTTCACGTTACTCAGAGGTCACTGGTTTCCCTGGTTCTCTAACGTTCAGCTGTTTTCAGCACATTTCTTACAGCATCAAGTCAAAACGTGACAGTGAGCCCATCAGGTTTGGCTTCAGGCTTTGGGTTCGTGGATCAGAACCATCACACAACGTCTGGAGGCTGATGTCAAGAGACGTCAGTTAGTCTGACTGCTCTTCTCTAAGGTTAACGTCACTTTCTAATCCAGTCATGAGCAGCGACACGTAAACAGTGCAGCTCTGGGATTCCAGTTTAGCTGACTGGTGAAAAAAAGTGGAGCTAAAAATGAGATATGGCATAAAATTATTAGGGGGGAATTTTCCAGCAGAGCTGCAGTtagagttatttttattaaaaaaggtgtaaaaataGGCATTCTTTaagcaaatagaaaaacacacaagcaaacAGTGACTAATAGAGAAATATTTCTAGATggacattaaaaagaaatgctttaggacaaaataaaaagaatgtgCAGTGCTTTAAAGGCTGTTCACACCAACAACCAGCTCCAGTGATTCCACTGGAAACTATTATTTCAACATCAGAAAAGGCATAAAGACATCCAACAATGTTGGTTGATTTAAAACACAGTTAGAAAGGTCCAATATACGGCAGTGACATAACTGTTACAGTGTGCTGTTGACGGTCCACCTCTCTAATCAACCTTTCATGACCAGCAGAGTTCCTGTTCTTGGTGTGAGCAAAcatttatagaataaaaatagagttgaggtttttttaaaagctggtTCCATTGAACGTTTAAAGGCAGTCAGGAGAAAACTCTGATAAAACCCGTCAGAACGGACCAACAACCTGAAGCTACTTTGAGTTAGCAGCAGCTTAAACGCCATATCTCTGGTACGCGTGTTGCTACATACGGTGTGTAGAGGTGAAAAGCTCAGACGGCAGACATTAAAATAATCTAGCTGCAGTGTTGCTTGTctatgttgttaaaaaaaaacacgtcagtatatgtgcaaaacacaaacactagCAATTATCTACATCAGGCAAAACACTGACTGCTCAAAACTTCTCAATAGAACCCATcttcaaaaaaatctgaattatccCTTTAGAAACAGACCATTGTATCGTCTGTGAAGTATTTCTCAAAAGTGACCTGGGAGTTCTCTATTTAGACATAAACATGTTATTTCAATCACAGTCCCTGTAAGATGATTCTAGAAAACAGCTGTGGGTGTTAGGAAACAAAACCCACacatacaaaaaatgtttttttataaataagagGGATTAATCCTCCTGAGATGACATGTAACAAACAGCTGAAGTGTTGGCGTTCTCTGTGAGCAACTTGTGTAATAAATTTTTTGAAGCCAACAAGTGCAGAATGATTGTGTGAAACACTCCCAGACCAACGACCCGGACTCTCGGTACCGGCGGCTCAGGCTGCCAGTCCAAACCATGAGCCTCATCACAGTGTGAGGACAAACACGACGCAGCTTTAAAGCAATGAGGCATTACTAGAGTTATGTGCATAAAAGACTTTTCCCTCTCACTAGGATATAAagcatgtaaataaaatgaaaaaatgtacaCTGTACAATACATCTTTTTTTGATTTGAAGTGAGAGTAAGAAAGTGTAAAAATGCAGGCCCTGTGTGGAGGCTAAAACTGTTCAGACAGCAGCTCAACCAGCCGCTGAGATACAGACTCCTTACTGGTCCGCAAGGTGAGGCGGTACATCtggaagaaacagaaatgaatcaGCCAGTTAGCATCTGTATGATGGTCCCAACGGGAATGTTCATTCAGTTCAAATCTGCTGATTTCTGTAGCATCTACTTGCTACAAATGTCATGACAAGGCACTTTATGAGATAATCAGATCCAATTCAATGGACATGATGACACCTGTCAGTCAATCCATCTGCCACTTGATCCCAGCTTCACCCAGCGCATTTAGAGCGCAGgatcaagtttatttaaaaaatccaaacagcTTGGAAAAATTGAAAAGATGGAGAAATGGCAGCAGCTGAACACTACGACATGCAACCGCAAGTAAATCTACAGATTTTTGTCATCATTACATTTTATCCTTAAATCAAAGACTAATGCATCACGCTGGGTCCAGAACAATAAATGTGAGCTGTGGCTGCAAATAGGAACAGTTTCTTTTCAAAgcagtaacttttcagacagGTGGTACAAATATCCACACACAGCCTGTTACACTGTTATGTGTGGAAGCCGGTCACAGCAGGTCCCACACTGTACTGACAACACATGTGAGTTCAGAGTCATCTTGTCATCCCTTGTACTattcacattttgacatgttaCAACCTCAAACATCAAAGCAATTTAAAGGGATTGTGTGTGACTGACCAACAAGGTAGTGCACAATTATAAAACATggaattttgttcatttgtaaaccatgtgtcattttctttccaattcAATTCTGTCACCTtctggaaaacaataaaacacattgtgcAAAGCACAGCCTTTATTtcagtgcatgtgtgtgtttacctgtGCTTGTGTGTTGGGCTCCAGCCTGAGCAGGCAGCCCACCTGAGTGGTCTTAGTGTGGATGATTCCAGCTCCAACGAAGTTCGCCGGATTAGGATCCACACCGTCCAACAGAGCTACACCGAAACCCAACAGCTGGAGGAGTGAAAGCAACAGGACACAGAGAAGTAAGTTAATAAGATTCATAAAAACACCAAAGGAACAACAGCAACATAAAGCTAAAGTCAGATTACATGTTTATTGAGTCGTGGCTAACACTGAGCTCAGTCACAGATGGTCCTAAATGTCCACACTGACACAAGGGTTCACTGTTTACCTTGGCTTTGGAAACATCTGTGTCCATCTGGTTTTTAGCTTTGAAGATTTTCTGTACCTCTTGTTGAGGACTGATGacaccaaacacacaaaaaaatatcaacttcGAAATAAAGACAGAGACAGATAGAAAGAACCATCAAGTACAAGAGCTGTTATATGAACCTTTTCCGACATACAACTTTTCACATTAATCTGATGTCAACTGATACTTCTGACTTTAAAGCTAACTAGTTGaaattactttaattaaagtaaaGTCAGGCTTACGCTCCAAG of Xiphophorus couchianus chromosome 4, X_couchianus-1.0, whole genome shotgun sequence contains these proteins:
- the LOC114142533 gene encoding protein C19orf12 homolog, which produces MAPRMDDVMRLCCEISAHDQIKVAVKSSAKGAAVAGGTAFVGGLLGGPAGIAVGAAVGGLLGSWLTSGQFRPLPQILMELPPNQREHLCQDINSILGSLDWTDAAQLIALVMGNVTLQQQVTAALINYVSKELRAEVQYGD